Genomic DNA from Corticium candelabrum chromosome 5, ooCorCand1.1, whole genome shotgun sequence:
TCATCTGCTTGCATAGAATGTGTAAGCGAACAGTCAAGTACTTTGATAGTAGCTTCTGCTTGATATTATGACAATTGAGGAACAAATCATGTACTGTTATTTCTTCAGCCTTGTCCAACAATATTCTTTTCACATTTTTTGATGTCATCAACACTGATTCATCGAAGTTCCTTAGCATGACTTCTACTTTGAGCATCATAGAGAATGCTTTCTCTGATACCTGAGTAAGGCATCCTTGCTTATACTCTTTTAGAATAGTGAACATTGCTGAGTCTTGATCACTTAGATCACAGCTGGTCACTTCCACAAAACAACCTGTGCAGATTTCTTCATTTTTCTTTATGCTGTGTAGACAGTATCCTACAAGGTAATATAAGCTGTTCAACTCAGCCTTCTGAATGTCATCTATGCAATTTGCTTCTGATATTTCCACTTCAAAATCTTTCAGATCCAGTTCAGTACTTGGTAGCTTCAATGGCTGGTCAAGAAAGTCAATTGCTATGTCTCTATCATCTTCTTGGTAGTTTCCTTGATATGCATGAGGTTGTTTCAGGAACTGTGCAATGCAAATGACTTTTAATGCGTATTTAAATGCCAGTGGTGAAGGAATAGGATTTTTTAGCCTGACTAAACTAAAAAGATTTTCAAGGCAATCTTGAGTAAGACGACTTGTCAAAAGGAACTTGCATCCCATTGAAAGCAACTCCTCTTGGATACCAAGAACACTGTTTGTAGACATTATAATCCCTGCTTGCACGGGTTTCCAGTCATTTTTATCTCCAATTTTCATGCTCTGTACTAAGTTGATAATAGACGTAAGAAATATTAGAGCTTCTTCATATTTATCACAATTCAATCTGCTTAGTGCAACTGCAGGGTACCTGCTTGTCATGAAATCAAACCATCGGTTAAACACATCCAGAAACCAAGCAGTAGAAAGATATTCATTTCCTCGGCCTTCTTCTTTCACAAGGTATTGAAGTCCAGAGCTCACCGACTTACTAAACAGATGCAGTGCATGTGATActttcattttctcaaaatgtgaTGGAGAAATAGTGGCGTTAGTTAGCTTTGGTGCTAATTTTAAATCATGATGGTTCTCAAACTCTACTAGATCTTTTACAGGTGTAATGGACACAAAACTACAGTTCAAGTTGTTTGCTTTAACAACATCATCAGGTAGAGTGATGACTTTGCCACTAACCAAAGCTGCCTTAAGATTCTTTATTAGGTGAGGAACATCAGCGAGAAAATATAACCATTTGGTTGGACTTTGAGGATGTACTACTTTGCTAACAGTATTGCAGTGTCTTCCAGTCATGAGGCCAAAGCTTCTCCACAGTGCTCGGTTTGCAGATCCCATGTCACTAGTCACAGCTATGACATGTAAGCCTATCTTTGCAGCACATTCAATAATTTCCAGCACAATTGGTTTCATTACAGTTCCGTCAGTGGAGTTTCCTGTGAAATGGTAtgctactgtctgtttccaCCGTGATGACAGTCCTCCCAACATAAACACAAGAGCATGAGTGGCACTACCACAATGACCAGGCAAAGTCACATTCCCAAGCAATTGTCCACTACTTGCATCATACTCAATACTAGGTGTAATGGACATTTCATCTAATGTGAGACAGCAGACTCTTTCCTCTTCACACAAATTATTTACCTTCACTGCTAAGTATTCAAAAACTTGGCTGAGTATGCCGGGCTCAAATAGAACTGTTTCCATCCGTCGTTGAAGAGTTCGAAGAGATGGTAAAGGGTACTGCTGTTTTAAAAGTAAGTTATATCCTGTGGCTCCACATGCAAATCGAAGTTGTAAGGCTTTTTTCACTGTGGCAGATGACCACCGAATTCCTCGCATTCCTCGGGACAATGCTAGCAGCTGATCTTCAGCAAACAGTTTTTTAATCTTTGATTCCTGACTTGCCATTTGCTTAGCAAGTGCATTATTTCTTCTTGTAATTTTGTGCAGTTTGGCTCTTGAAACTTGTAATTTGGCTTTCAATTTTACGACTTCTCTAGCTGTTGTAGAGGAATCAATTGAAAGGGTATTAGATTCATCCACATCTATATCTAGATCTGCCACACTGGTTTCATATGCTACAGAGTCATGTTGAGTTGCTTCATCATCGTTGGAATTATGTTCAGCTGTACATTAATCAATTGAGATAGATTAGTTAACTTGCATTAATTGTACTTGGTTTTTCATAGTAGTAATTTaaacaattgaaaaatgaaaacaatccCAAGATTGAAGAAACTTCTACTAAACTTTGAAATTATGTCTACATGTGTGCCTGTTGTCAttactgcgtgtgtgtgtgttctatcatgtgtaatttgcagttttctttgtGGTTTTATAAATATAGTACAGTTGATTGagatgttattaattaagtgaagaaCAATTCATGCACTGATATAAACGTGTGAACTGTTGCATAGTGActtacattttgaaaatggTTCTGGTGAAACACCACTGATTGAGTACATGTGGTCTCTCAAGACCAGATTCACTTGCTTGGAAATGTCCACTGGATGTCTTGCTAATGGCGATTTTCTAATACGTTGACGTCGTTCCTTGTGAGGAAATATGGTTGGAACAGCGTTCCACTTAAGTTTTCTTTTTCCATCAGCCCTTCTGCACTCAAATTGTGATTCATCAAAGTGTGCCTTCAAAATGATGAAAATTCCATGTACTTCTGCAGGAGACTATCATCATTATTAAAAAAATGTGCACAAGTGGACCAACTTAGCATGTAGCTGCCAGACATACCATCTAGGCAGTCTACAAATAATatctatattaattagttCAAGATCTGAGTCTACTAGAACCAAATCCGCTTTGGCTGACATCACAACGCGTATCTACTGTACCGTAGTGCGTGAGAAACACGATAAACGCTACGGTATTTATGTACCTCGCACAGGAGCGCATATGGCGATGCTATCCAGTTCTTGCGACTTACTCTAGCCTCCCAAACTTTTCTTCTGGCACGATCCTTAGGGAACCGAAACATTTTGAATCCATTTTCTGATCTATTACTACAGTTCCAAGCGCAGCAGTTAACCATAGTCTCGCTAGTGGGTCGAAACGCGCCTAAACGCGCCTAATGCCGGATACTGTCTACACACGACTGGAAACAAAATGGCGCCCATGcaatcacgtgatcacaaATTCCATAACGCCCATGTCGcaactctctctatatatggctctgtatggtgtgtgtgtgtgtatatgtatgtatgtatgtatgtatatatatatatatatatatatatatatatatatatatatattagacactaaagagagtcatcactgttatcagtggacatgccatcatatatatatatatatatatatatatatatatatatatatatatatatatatatatatatatatatatatatagggtcaGTGACGATGTTCAGGACGTGCTAGATGAGGAAGGGCTATAAACGTTCTCAGTTTAGCACCTGTagattcattcatttgtttgcaaaCGGCCATTAGCTCATTCTTTCGATACAGAGACGATCGAGTCAACTGGCTCTTCATGCTCGTCGGGCATTTACaaaacgtctgcagtcagCATTAACACAATTCTTCACGGTTCTCGCCTATATTACTCTCGCATCAAGCGGGTGtgtccattaattaattaacacgaCCTAACATAGAACAAGACCCGCCCCACTTCTTCAGCTTAGCTTtctgaagagcaacgtgcaaagctgccgatctgttgttatcactgggAGTAGAAGAGACgtgtacctattatttcaaggtgcagacagtggACTGTAGTGCCGTCGAAAGCCCAAATCGGCGGCTGTCCGATATTCAATGGGCGTGTCCGATACAGGAAAAGCAGCGaaagttctattttgtcaccgtgaacagcaacacgccaagtgatcaagctgaatctagcacgtcgtgttaccgtgtgactactctctacattccTGCAAAAAATCTTCCTCTGGTTTTCGTACGCCAGTGTCCGGAGTGTCTGCTAATTGATCTACGACTCTACATATCAAAGTGGAAGTTGATACGAAGGTACACCTACCTCGCAGTGAAGGTGAATGTTCAGGTGTTGTCTCCAATCCAgcgatttgatgtagaaagtCGCGTCTACGCTAATCGAACTTTCCCAATACAAACGGCTAGTCCTCCAGTGACGTCATACCTCGCGTGCACTCTTGGCGTCTAGATCTTTCGAGATGCGATTTCTCCTTTACGGAGTCGCTTTGGCTGACGACTAGGGTACCATTGAACTTCTCGAAAGCAAGGCTATTTTTCAAGAGCACCTTGTATTTGCGTGCGAGTTCCCAAAGATGCTGGTATCTAGGTCTGACAAACCTAGAGTAGACACACGTACCAAACTGACAGACTGCAAGTTTCAGAGTAGTGTTCCAGCCATATGATAATATACTAATAGTTCAAACAAAGAGCAAGACATAAGCTGCCACCACCGTTCTAGAGGCCTAGGATTGTTGGAAGACAAAAAAATGTCAAACAAGTTCTTCGTGAGATatgagttaattaagtaaacctACAAGACTATACTTATTGGTAACAAGCATAAGGATAAACGTGTAACTTAACAGGTAGATATACTCAATAAGAtataaatcaacaaacataCCTAGCTGTTTTATGCAATTGCAAAAGTGATTCAAGAGTTATACACAGGCAaaccaatcaatcaattattgtatataattaaattagaggATTGTTTTAGTATTCGTTGTGTACTATACTTGGCATGGAGTCCTCAGAGAAAGGACATTCGAACTGTGGATATCCATAGCTGCAGTGATCATCCTAGGATGTTATATAGTCTGGAATTTCACCGTTACAACACACAGAGCCATAAAAATTGTGCGTAATTCGATCTATTAGAAGTGTGTAGGAGTGATAAACATATAATATCATAATGATTTATAGATAAGACTATGCGTGTTTGGAGTTGGAGCTATTCCCGCTGTCTGTCTTGGGTATGTGGTAATAAAAAACTTTAGGTGGTTGGAGGCTCGAATTGTTGGAGCAGACCAAGATTTCCAGGGTTAATCCATTGTTGGTTTGACTACAAGCAATTGTTGCAGTTATTGTTTCTTATTATTGCAGAAATGTTCCGATCATACAGTCGATGTACCACACTCATCCTGTTTGACTTACAAATTGGTGTACACCAGTCTCGTTAAAACGTAATGGTCACGAGGAATTCATCGTTTTGCATTTTTAGATTAGCCTCCTCGTATTTGTCTATCATCCACGACTAAATGCACTTTTGGCTGAAAAGATTGGTGTACCTTTTCTCGTGGCTGTGACTGTCGGCATGGCAATTATCCTGTTGATTGGAGTAAGTTGAAATGCATTGACATTTTGTTGTGTCATAGATATGACCGTGGGCGCTGCCACTAATTATTTGGTACATGCACAGTGCATGTGACATTTTAGTAACTTTCAATGATATATTAACAATCAATgttttagttttaattaaactggtAGTGGCAGAACATTTGGTAACAACTGTATATTCATGGAAATAAATACTTCATCCAACTTTGTTTGATCTTCAGATAGACCGTGAAAAAAAGTGTTGCATTTACCTTTGGAGTGGCTTCGTTTTTCTGGAGCCAATTTACATAGGCTTGAAGTGTGTTCATGTAAGTCAATACACTCACTCGctaaacgtgtgtgtgtgtgtgtgtgtgtgtgtgtgtgtgtgtgtgtgtgcgcgcgtgtgtgtgtgcgtgtgtgtgcgtgtgtgtgtgcgtgcgtgcgtgcgtgcgtgtgcgtgcgtgtgtgtgtgtgtgtgtgtgtgtgtgtgtgtgtgtgtgtgtgtgtgtgtgtgtgtgtgtgtgtgtgtgtgtgtgtgtattgtatgtatgttattgcAGTTGGGCTTGCAATGGGACGCAGGCATTGATCAGATGTCAGCTGGTGTTGTCTTCGCTATTGGTAAGAGTAATTGCAAAAAACGAACATAGTGTAGCAGATCAACATCACATGTCTCTTGTAGCTGCAATAGCAATTGTAGTTCGAGGACTTCTGGCTTACTACGTTGATTGCTGCTACAAAAATTTTGATCGCGGACTAAAAGAACGAGGTGATACTTATTAGTGCTTAACGGAATTTATTTacaattttgtctgtttaggtTATACACCCTGGTCTACGTGTTTCTGCGCCATTTATGTTTAGTGGTCTGAATTACACAATGCTGAATTTGAGCTCCTAGCGCTCGCATGCTACTTGTCTATCTAATGTTTGCGGTTCTGCTTGCGTTGTGCACGTTTTCTAGATTACCACCATGATATCAATCCTCCACAAATTTTGTGACAGCACCTCCAGCTAAAGGAAATAGCGTCTAaattcgtaattcttcgcgacaatCTGAACGTGCATGCGCAACCCTTGCTTTAGTTCATGTCTTAACTAAACGCTTGCCCTGATGTTGAGTTTGTATATAttaagctgtgtttacaccgtcgcttccacagctatgagccttctgtACACCACGTGACGGTGTAGCAGCTCAACGTCATTCTGGTGTCAGGTAGCAAGCGCAAGGGTctagtctggctacgcgagaccaTCGTTGTATACGGGCACCTAACATATTTAGtttctgtacatgtacagaaaATGGGCAACCGCTGTTTGGGATGCATTCAGGCTACTTCGTCAGCGATTTTCGACTACAACACCGTGAAGCTGATGCACATTCGTAATCAGAAGATTGGTTTCGTCTACAGACTTGTGCAATTGTCTATCATTGGCTACATTCTAGGGTAAGCCCTGCAATTTCTATGCGGCGTGGCAATATATCAACTCGGTTCTCCCTCATCGAGTGACGGAGTCGCAGAGCTTCGTTTCAgaggctgctgctgctggagTTAGGTAGGGTAAAGTCGCCTAGACGTGGACACCGCCTAGAGGTGGACAGTTGAAGTTTCACTTCTTACCACGGAACGAATTGGTCATCAACCGCGACACGGTTTGTTGTAGTAGCAAGCACTGCGTCGTACCTTCTCGGGACAGGACGCTCTTCCAGTTGACGCCACGTTTTCTTACTTTTTCCCGTATGTTTAGATAGTAGCCTCGAGTATCCTGCCACTGCGAAATCATGACAATCGTGCAGCGTTACATATTCAACGCAAGCAGTCACCGTTGTACGTTGGTTGCACAGCCTATGCCTTACTCTACTGTACACCATGCAGATTTCTTTATTCACCTCTGAGCAGCAGCTAGAATCGAGCAACTTGTAATCAAAAGTGGGCGGGCCTGGGAAGTTGCACAGTAAGACTTTCTAGACCTCAACATACACCCATGCAGAGAAAGATACGCCACTTTTTGCACATCTCTTTGCAGCACAGGACTCAGATCcaacacaaggacagaacacaagagacagacgaCTGCTGCCATCTCATGAAGGTGAAATCCTCACTGCAGATGGATTTATAGAAAAACTGAAGGTTAAAAACGTACAGAAAATGGCAAAGGAAGGAAAGCTACAACGTCAAGAAACTCGCCTACTATCAGGGAAGTCCAAGACAACGTTTGTAATGGGAGTGGCTGGTTCAAGCGTCGCAGCAGTGACAAGAATGACTCCTTTTGTAGCAGTTACGGTCAATTGTACTACCAAGACTCAAagaaagataaagaaggaCGGATAGGCAGCGACAATCCTGGCTGTAGCCATTGGTTCCACTTCGGGTGCACCATGCATGCTCGATCAAATGCCAGTACCTAGCAAATTCTAGAGCTGTCCAGACTGCATAGACGTCTAGAAGACGCGAAAAGCTTGTAGCAAGCGTAGCTTCCAGTTCCGGTCCTGTTTACCGTAATAGATCGTTGCCTTAGTGCAAAAACCCCCATATGTCAACCATTAGCGATAGTAGCATTACTATCAACCTCTTTAGTACGTCACGTTCTAGTTGAATAATAATATCTCAGCGAATAGCTACAGACTGGAGAGTGAGCCTGCGTGATCACTAAGGGCCGAGGGTAAATTGCGTTTCTAAATGAGGTTGTCGTAAGGCTTCTGATCAGAGCTATTTTAATTACTTCGAAGGGTGTCCACGTTTAGGCGAGTTTACCCTAATTAATATCaagcagttaattaattaagtaggaAACACTGCACGCTACAAGAAGTGTATTCAAATTTTGCAATCTTTATGTTATTGCTGTAATTGGTCTGATTCTGTGATCCTTACAAGCAATATCAAACGTTTTGTTTGTACAACTGATGTTATGtactattttaattaagttaagattaaaacaattattttaaatatattattaatattaaaataactATGTAGTATATTTAGGGTGAGGAGAGCTTGTCACGTGCACATTATGGCCCAGTCTCATTATTGTAACAGTCTCAATGTTGAGTCATCAGCCAAAGGACTAACTTCTagattattactattatttgtatttggtTCACTGGTACCATTTATCTACTGCAAATGACAAATGGTAAGTGTTAATGTATTGTAACTGTCTAGTGCTTTGTAGGGGCAGCAGAACTGGGGAGGAGGAGGGGCGGGGAAGGAGGAGGGGCGGGGAAGGAGGGCGGGGAAAGGAGGGGCGGGGAAAGGAGGGGCGGGGAAAGGAGGGGCAGGGAAAGGAGGGGGAAAGGAGGGGCGGGGGAAAAAGGGGCGGGGAAAAAGGGGCAGGGAAAAAAGGGGCAGGGGAAAAAGGGGCAGGGAAAGGAGGGAGGGCAGGGGATGGGGGCGGAGGAAGGAGGGACGGGGGAAGGAGGGGCGGGAGAAGGAGGGGCGGGAGAAGGAGGGGCGGTGAAGGAGGAGCAGGGGAAGGAGGGGCCGGGGAAGGAGGGGCCGGGGAAGGAGGGGCTGGGGAAGGAGGGGCGCTTGCCCCACCAATATCGGGATTGGGGGCATCGCCCCTCCAATATTGGAGAAATAGTGGgtggtgttgcagttgactcgctTGATACACGTTGTCGTGCAtgatcatttgtgtgcatgctgctctggctacttctgtcacagattaatcaatgacaaaccaaccatattcagttaaaatcaaaatggtgGCAGTCTGTTACGAAATTTTTGCCCCTTCAATCCAGAGGAGCTTCCACCTCCCCTGCTTTGtagtttatatttttatttaagtACATAGGTATTTATCATTGACATAATTAAcatttaatgaattaattgattaaccAATGGTCAGTTGCAAGTTACTGAGAGTGGACTATAGATACTAACTACAGCAAATTCTTCTAGCTATGTTATTATCTTCAAGAAAggttatcaacaaacagactcagTTGTGAGTTCGGTGACCACCAAGATGAAGGGGACGGCAATGACAAAAGGTCCTAATGGAACGTTATGGGATGTAGCTGATTATGTTGTGCCTCCTGAGGTAGGGCCGTTGTCTCACTGATGTGGCAATTAGTATATTGTACATGCTGTAGGAACATAACGCTGTATTCGTAACAACCAATGCTATCATTACACCAAACCAGGTCCAATCAGTTTGCCACGAGGTTTGTGTgaaactggtgtgtgtgtgtgtgtgtgtgtgtgtgtgtgtgtgtgtgtgtgtgtgtgtgtgtgtgtgtgtgtgtgtgtgtgtgtgtgtgtgtgtgatatttatattataaagTTAAACTTCTTCGTAGGATCCTCATCTCGCTCCATGTGTCTCAGATGACAATTGTACAGCTGGAGAATATGTTAAATATGGACACGGTACACTTTATCTAGAGTGCTTTCATgcataaataaaaaatgagcagaactgtgtgtgtgtgtgtgtgtgtgtgtgtgtgtgtgtgtgtgcgcgcgcgcacatgtgtgtgtgtgtgtgtttgtgtgtgtgtgtgtgtgtgtgtgtgtgtgtgtgtgtgtgtgtgtgtgtgtgtgtgtgtgtgtgtgtgtgtgtgtgtgtgtgtgtgtgtgtgtgtgtgtgtgtgtgtgtgtgtgtgtgtgtgtgtgtgtgtgtgtgtgtgtgtgtgtgtgtgtgtgtgtgtgtgtgtgtgtgtgtgtgtgtgtgtgtgtgtgtgtgtgtgtgtgtgtgtgtgtgtgtgtgtgtgtgtgtgtgtgtgtgtgtgtgtgtgtgtgtgtgtgtgtgtgtgtgtgtgtgtgtgtgtgtgtgtgtgtgtgtgtgtgtgtgtgtgtgtgtgtgtgtgtgtgtgtgtgtgtgtgtgtgtgtgtgtgtgtgtgtgtgtgtgtgt
This window encodes:
- the LOC134179951 gene encoding uncharacterized protein LOC134179951 yields the protein MTSRYPAVALSRLNCDKYEEALIFLTSIINLVQSMKIGDKNDWKPVQAGIIMSTNSVLGIQEELLSMGCKFLLTSRLTQDCLENLFSLVRLKNPIPSPLAFKYALKVICIAQFLKQPHAYQGNYQEDDRDIAIDFLDQPLKLPSTELDLKDFEVEISEANCIDDIQKAELNSLYYLVGYCLHSIKKNEEICTGCFVEVTSCDLSDQDSAMFTILKEYKQGCLTQVSEKAFSMMLKVEVMLRNFDESVLMTSKNVKRILLDKAEEITVHDLFLNCHNIKQKLLSKYLTVRLHILCKQMKRKRKQELEKEKNQSQGELGSKSMTMRKLVKKLK
- the LOC134180636 gene encoding uncharacterized protein LOC134180636, whose translation is MFRSYSRCTTLILFDLQIGISLLVFVYHPRLNALLAEKIGVPFLVAVTVGMAIILLIGIDREKKCCIYLWSGFVFLEPIYIGLKCVHLGLQWDAGIDQMSAGVVFAIAAIAIVVRGLLAYYVDCCYKNFDRGLKERGYTPWSTCFCAIYV